From the Trichoplusia ni isolate ovarian cell line Hi5 chromosome 1, tn1, whole genome shotgun sequence genome, the window GAAGAGAACTTAGTTTTCCTCGCCTAGTAGTACCAGATCGTCAGCCACGACGTCAGATACGTGGAGATATATGATCCAGTACATGAGATTAAAGCAAACGAAGCAGACGGGGAACACGATGCGCGAGTACTTGTCGATGTCCGAAGGAGTCGTGCCGAGCAGTTTGTTGATACCCTGGAAACATCGGTCATGTTCATACcgatgaataaaacaatttcactCGTTCCAttcatcattaattaaaatttcgcTTAGGCTACAATCGCATGGCAGTTTTGGAAAATATATGCTAGTCAATTCACACCTAAAATTCGCAATTGCATAGCGACAATCAAGTACTGGAACAATCGCTTTAGAAGAGATAACCTATAGTATAATAAGTACCTTGGAAGCATGAATCAGATGTGGTGGAGGTCCAGCTTCCTCATCAGCGGGCGGAGCAGGTCCAGGGGCGGGGCCACGTGCACCGTTGATAGTGTTCTCTAAGGTACCACCCTTAGAATAAGCTTTGGGGTCGTGAACTTTGAATCGAACCTCCTGgacaaaatactttattatttactgaactaatacataaaataaaccgttaatttacttgtcaaaatatttaccGATGATCGGCTTGGTGGCGGTGGCCTGGTCAAAGTGCTAGTCCTCGGTGGGGGTAATGGTTCAGATGTTCCAGGTGGACCATCTATTTGCATTTTCTTTTCAGCAGCCATTTTCTGAACCGCAGTAAATCTTTGTTTCCTCATCTGTATCCTTTTAGCCATATAGCCAACAGTCGCATATTCTGCAACCAAGTTCCTAGGTTTAATAGAACTTCACATAGATGTTAAGAACATTATCGCCGAGCAAAATTAACATGAACGGCGCAGCAAAACTGGAAAATGAAAACCGCAGCAAGAAACGGTCAAATAAATGtgggttttattttgatagatattaagctttaattaactcttattttatttattatccttcCTGATATGTTACCTAGAAGACTGGCGAAGACCATCACGAAGCATGTTCCCAGGTAGACGTCAATGGACTTGACGTATGATATCTTGGGCAGAGCGGCGTTCGTGGAGGACATAAGCGTCGTCATCGTCAATACAGTGGTGACACCAAGTGACACCCTAGCAGGTGTTGCGTTTCGGTTCAACCAAAATGATACCCATGATATGATAACAATCAAACCAGATGGAATATATATCTGAATTAAATAGTATCCCATCGAACGCACAAATTGAATTTCACATGCCAATCGCGAGTAGTTTCctgtaaaagaaaatctattatAATCTCCAATAACCTAGTACGAGTATCGGTGATGgtcaaatatattaaagtcGAAGTCAAAGCTCGATTTTACTTTACCAGGTCAACAAAGGAAAGTCATTGATGGAAATGTTCTGGCTTAAGCGAATACATGCGGGTTCTCCGATAGTTGAAGTAAACAAGAAGCGTTATTTTAAGGGCGGTATTGGATAAATTGCTGAATGTTGCATCGGTGCTGTGTACCTGTCGTAAGAGAAATCTCCATGGCTCGCTGCCGGTGGCCCAGCACCTTGAATTGCGGCAGAGACACTTCGCTCGACACGCCCACAGAGTTGGGCCCCTCGTTCCACTTGTATCGGATGTCCCGCATGGTGTAGCCGACTGTACCATGCAGAGATATGGAACGATAAAATAAGCACCCATCGCACTGGGGTTTTCAAACTGTCGTACAGGTGAATGAATTTAAGTCTACCGTTCTACCGAGGGTGAGAAGTGTTACAAGTAACTGCGGCAACGGCGTCAGAAACGAGTATGTGACAGACGTAATATAAATTCTcaagcatttttaattttaagttagaCTTTAACTACCGAATATGAAAGCTTCACAAGTCTGCAGCTCAAGTTATAATACAtagtaattattactttaaatacgTCAATTGTTTCATAAAGCAAAAGACGTGAAATTTAGTTAAAGGGCTTtcatttttgtcataaatattgtaagccaaaataatttatgtaataaaaaactcACAGCTTTCGATTTCAATGTTGCATAATTGACGGTCCATAGGAAAATACTGCAAATCCATCGGACAAGAAGCGGTGATAGTCAGTCTGCAAAAGAGTTTTAGGTTACAATGCAAATCTTAACGTGTCAGAATATGATCTCCGCAATCCGTACTTGCCTTATACTCCTAGTAATAGATCCAGAATGATGAATGCGAATGAATTCGTTGCTTGTAGTAGCTATGTGGAAATAAGACTGTTTCTCGTTGACAAAAAAGGTGTCGGGTACCCATATGTTTCTAATAAATTCCGAGCCGACAGAGAGTGTCTCCACACCCGTTCGTTTTTTATAAGCAAGCCTGGGGTCTGTCCAAAACTGTCTGAAGTAGAAATCCAGGGTGAAATCCtgtaacattttccattgttgtAGGAAATAATAGCGATACTTGATTGACTTACAGTAGCACAACAATGGATGTAATCCGGCAATCGAGTTCGTTTGGAAGGCTGATGCCGCCCGCTTAAAGTGCGAACTTGATATAATGAATGCAACGCAACGAAACGTTATCGCCGAGGCACATTCATTGTCTGCGCGAATCGGATGTTGGAAAATATCAGCGAGCAAACTTGGACAGAATAACTAACGATAGGGTTCATTTAAAATACGTTAAGTATTACTTGTACAGCTGCAAATTAATTATGCCTTGATCTTGTGATATATAGTAgcagtaaatattaaaactacgtCCCTACCATAAGTAGAATTACAGCtaacaaattattttggatATTCGGATTGCAGTTTAATATTATACTAGTCCAAGTTTGCGAtgccaatatttatattttattgtattaacaaTGTACAAGTAATTTGGTAATACATTAAATCATAATTAGTAAGTtacattaatgtttatttatttttaaattgattggtaATCGATTTTGTGATCTCATTTAGAACTCACAGCTTTTTTCACAGCCTCCTGGGTTTTTCTGACAAATGATTCCAAAAAGTCACAATCTTtgacataaaacttaaaaaaagtagACCCCTAAAACAGAAACGCGAAAAAAGCTagtgatattaattatttattgtatatttaattaatatatttttaattttagacttaAGGAGTACACGCAAAAGtatataaacaaaacttattctaatattattttagtaatcaTGGAGTTGTTATTTCGGTaacttagtataaaaaatataatacaacaGAAGCTTGCCGTAAAATAGTGAATGAATAACATTTATACCGTTACGTGTACTCCAcactaattatgtaatattctATGTCTAGCATCCGGATAGGGTCACGTCCTGAAGTGACTTTAAGAGTCCCTTGATTTGGTTTCCACTAGGGGTCATACACCCTGGTCTTAGTCTCACATCTATACTTTGGAACCGTTATCAAGGGTATTTCGGCGACTCGGCGTAGAAAAACTTATGTACGGCCCAAAAAAGAtcaacttcattttatttatatagaacGGGCGTGAATATCGGACTGTACAATGAGACTGGTTACCTTTTCCGAAATCCTATCAGACCCCGTCTAATTAATTACCGAAGGATCCATTATTTTGATATCAGGGTGTAATTTTGCCCTAAAAGACAACAAGAGAAACAGCAAGAGTTCCGAGTATTATTAATTGTGAATCGGAACGCACTGGACAAcgttacaaacattaaatacattCATAGCAAGACAACTAAAGTAAGAAATTTAAGGCGAGTGGCGAATCGGAGGTGTTCGATGCTATTTTGAGAGACAATAGTAAGAAACCCACAGACACAACAAATACCTactcaaaaacataaaaagctttaaacaaaaacaacaatggCGCAATTTTACGACAGTGTCTTGCTTGGAGAGTTGCTTAATGGCAGAGTACAATTTAGTATGTCTTTTGAAGACACACCCGGACGGGCACAGCGCTACTTTTAACCGATACTCTTGAGTTCGAGGCACATACAAGCGGTTGTTTGTGATTAAGTGACCAAGTATAGCGTGCGCCGCCGTCCGGGTGGTCGGCTCCATAACGCCGGCATGCTCGCAGCCTCGTGTCTGGGGCTGCTCGGTCGCAGCGGCGCAGCGCGCGGCCGGAGCGACCGAGACAAGCGTGAGCTGACAGTGGCGAGTACCATGAGCACTTCGGAGACGGAGCTGA encodes:
- the LOC113498566 gene encoding gamma-aminobutyric acid receptor subunit beta-like, translated to MHTSRPRGVHSLALVLSLAIAWLPHADHAAGAGGGGMFGDVNISAILDSLSVSYDKRVRPNYGGPPVDVGVTMYVLSISSLSEVKMDFTLDFYFRQFWTDPRLAYKKRTGVETLSVGSEFIRNIWVPDTFFVNEKQSYFHIATTSNEFIRIHHSGSITRSIRLTITASCPMDLQYFPMDRQLCNIEIESFGYTMRDIRYKWNEGPNSVGVSSEVSLPQFKVLGHRQRAMEISLTTGNYSRLACEIQFVRSMGYYLIQIYIPSGLIVIISWVSFWLNRNATPARVSLGVTTVLTMTTLMSSTNAALPKISYVKSIDVYLGTCFVMVFASLLEYATVGYMAKRIQMRKQRFTAVQKMAAEKKMQIDGPPGTSEPLPPPRTSTLTRPPPPSRSSEVRFKVHDPKAYSKGGTLENTINGARGPAPGPAPPADEEAGPPPHLIHASKGINKLLGTTPSDIDKYSRIVFPVCFVCFNLMYWIIYLHVSDVVADDLVLLGEEN